From the Gavia stellata isolate bGavSte3 chromosome 22, bGavSte3.hap2, whole genome shotgun sequence genome, one window contains:
- the LOC104264065 gene encoding cytochrome P450 2C5 — MDDGSAGVLIALLLLSIVWFLVWRRDKKRSRLPPGPAPWPILGNLCQKDVLPLYRTHEKLSSTYGPIFTVWLGLKPVVVLCGYEVVKDALLGHSEEFGGRPEIPLLLQLSKDYGFVSNKEEKWRELRRFTLSTLRDFGMGKSSMSQRVQDEAQHLVELLTKLKGNAFEPMMMFRYAAANVICSVVFGSRYSYSDTAFLELLNTIGNYISFFISPIAMVYNTFPNIMHHLPGPHRKVLAECEKLKDYIRERVEFHKLTLDPNCPRDYIDCFLMKAEKEKSSPENMYSNEDLVMSVFDLFGAGTVTTSNALVFFLLVLAKYPHIQAKVQEEIDEVVGAGRAPSTEDRLRMPYTNAVIHELQRFQKTRIENFPRMTTQDVVFRGHTIPKGTAVISVFTSVHTDPTQWEKPKEVNPGHFLDEKGEFRKREAFMPFSAGKRMCPGEALARMELFLFLTTLLQSFTFQLAIKYEEMDLFSLWLEIERRAIPGKFFALRRPVSS, encoded by the exons ATGGATGATGGATCAGCCGGGGTGCTCattgccctcctcctcctctccatcgTGTGGTTCCTGGTCTGGAGAAGAGATAAGAAGAGAAGCCGGCTGCCTCCGGGTCCGGCCCCGTGGCCCATTCTGGGCAACCTATGCCAAAAGGACGTCCTGCCCCTCTACAGGACCCATGAGAAG CTCAGCAGCACGTACGGCCCCATCTTCACTGTCTGGCTGGGGCTGAAGCCAGTGGTGGTGCTCTGCGGGTACGAGGTGGTGAAGGATGCTCTGCTGGGCCACTCCGAGGAGTTTGGAGGAAGACCTGAAAtacccctcctgctgcagctatCGAAAGACTACG GTTTTGTCTCCAACAAGGAGGAGAAGTGGCGGGAGCTGCGGAGGTTCACGCTCAGCACTCTGCGGGACTTCGGGATGGGGAAGAGCTCTATGTCGCAGCGGGTGCAGGATGAGGCCCAGCACCTGGTGGAACTGCTGACAAAACTCAAAG GAAATGCCTTCGAGCCAATGATGATGTTCAGATATGCAGCTGCCAACGTGATCTGCTCCGTTGTCTTTGGGAGCCGTTACAGCTACAGCGACACGGCCTTTCTGGAGCTACTGAACACCATCGGGAATTACATCAGCTTCTTCATCTCTCCCATCGCCATG GTCTACAACACCTTCCCCAACATCATGCACCACCTCCCGGGGCCACATAGGAAAGTCCTGGCTGAGTGCGAGAAGCTGAAGGACTACATCCGAGAAAGAGTCGAGTTTCACAAGCTGACGCTGGATCCCAACTGCCCCCGGGACTACATCGACTGTTTCCTTATGAAAGCAGAGAAG gagaagagcagcccGGAGAACATGTACAGCAATGAAGACTTGGTCATGTCAGTATTCGACCTCTTCGGTGCTGGGACAGTGACCACTAGCAATGCCCTGGTCTTCTTCCTCTTGGTCCTGGCAAAATACCCCCATATTCAAG CCAAGGTCCAAGAGGAGATTGATGAGGTGGTGGGTGCCGGCCGTGCTCCCAGCACGGAGGACAGGCTGAGGATGCCGTACACCAACGCGGTGATCCACGAGCTGCAGCGCTTCCAGAAGACCCGCATCGAGAACTTCCCGCGGATGACGACACAGGACGTCGTGTTCAGGGGCCACACCATCCCCAAG GGCACAGCTGTTATTTCGGTATTTACTTCTGTGCATACGGATCCAACCCAGTGGGAGAAGCCCAAAGAGGTCAACCCAGGCCACTTCTTGGATGAGAAGGGCGAGTTCAGGAAGCGCGAAGCCTTCATGCCTTTCTCGGCAG GGAAGCGGATGTGCCCAGGAGAGGCGCTGGCCCGCATGGagctcttccttttcctcaccACGCTGCTGCAGAGCTTCACCTTCCAGCTCGCCATCAAGTATGAGGAGATGGATTTATTCTCCCTGTGGCTTGAGATAGAGAGGAGGGCAATACCGGGCAAGTTCTTCGCTCTTCGGCGGCCGGTGTCCTCTTAA
- the FBXW10B gene encoding F-box and WD repeat domain containing protein 10B: MLQVHADTSKNYACGQPPATYLWPQNTECLIQEGPDPEDNSPIMSLADQDITMVPASLQSHSNVNLSKDFIRCLPPHLSIYILGLLDQKSLNACAAVSRCWAFLAKEVKRERVCQRIVKEKILYLQGLCPKGAVSNYAKTVDVTIPQLNEEGDVIEVKGHNWGSKTKVFTFPYFSFHQKEGDNLQAAYHDLKTDTIQLEERNVFCGSYNIRVLVDQSDRSRIIHYSGGNLVAIGSADRKVRLLGMSGMKEVSPLFSGHAGSIKALFLNEKKGFVLSASFDLSIRCWNIHSGACVKIFNGHCGTITCLDLHEEQFVSGARDGMVKVWNLESGKCLKTLKHNSAVWVVKMDGTHVVSGCDRGLVKIWRADTGTLIKTLKGHQGPVKCLSFDQWHLVTGSTDGYVLGWSMLGNLKRCLIAFRHPKEVLSLEFLYLRVISGCADGKIRIFNYLTGSCLKVLLASSRGDPISSFYVAGNRMVINSPTSLLMFQFEDVRWDYTLDADREVVGKKKERKGTSGRTALHLQRTRRHDLSQVHRLPLETQALCNELMKSAACQKQQHFLKMEKAFCIQAERQPPGTTQPHAFASGKAARACSARILADTDGKSEHGPSLCEPAHLDRAEATLQHGKRRGPSCPMSPNKFLLTVSTLQNACKSALVNSSIKQTAKVREAWEPPREHQQHRPEKVQIDKTLLQHKKDQTAQLQRVRLHSDSLTMKRISIPFETKMLQLKLKNSLHGPTVNSSIPAPSVVRPKICGLLQGKKAPSGHGKTTPLTEDGVQLIDPFTASSELIKSTRVMIAQMKNEAVSRRKKPFCPYAADPSQNDSGFRLLTEKQKEVYEAAAVAQYQAHQAKLIEDQQRACKKAWLRKIKGLPIDSFTEKGKIAAPELGLNTFI, translated from the exons ATGCTACAGGTGCATGCAGACACCAGCAAAAACTACGCAT GTGGTCAACCACCAGCAACGTACCTCTGGCCCCAAAACACCGAGTGCCTCATCCAGGAGGGTCCTGATCCAGAGGACAACTCCCCTATTATGTCCTTAGCTGATCAAGATATCACCATGGTTCCTGCATCTCTCCAGTCACACTCTAATGTCAACCTGTCCAAGGACTTCATTCGCTGCCTGCCACCTCACCTGTCCATCTACATCCTGG GGCTTTTGGATCAAAAATCCCTCAATGCATGTGCTGCTGTGAGTAGATGCTGGGCTTTTCTGGCCAAAGAAGTCAAGAGGGAACGTGTGTGTCAAAGGATAGTAAAGGAGAAGATCCTGTATTTGCAG GGCTTGTGCCCTAAGGGAGCAGTTTCAAACTATGCTAAAACAGTGGATGTGACAATTCCGCAGTTAAATGAAGAGGGTGATGTCATCGAAGTGAAAGGCCACAATTGGGGAAGTAAAACGAAGGTAT TTActtttccctatttttctttccatcagaAGGAGGGAGACAATCTGCAGGCAGCCTATCATGATCTGAAAACTGACACAATCCAGTTGGAAGAGAGAAATGTCTTCTGTGGCTCCTACAATATTCGTGTCCTCGTGGACCA ATCAGACCGAAGCAGAATAATCCATTACAGTGGTGGAAACTTGGTAGCCATTGGCTCTGCAGACCGAAAAGTGAGGCTTCTTGGTATGTCGGGAATGAAAGAAGTGTCTCCTCTGTTCTCTGGCCACGCTGGGAGCATCAAAGCGCTCTTCCTCAATGAGAAGAAAGGGTTTGTCCTCAGCGCGAGCTTTGATCTCAGCATCAG ATGCTGGAATATACACAGTGGTGCTTGTGTGAAAATCTTTAATGGTCACTGTGGGACAATCACCTGCTTGGATTTACATGAAGAGCAGTTTGTGTCAGGAGCCAGAGATGGGATGGTGAAAG TGTGGAATCTGGAGAGTGGGAAATGTCTCAAGACTCTGAAGCACAACAGTGCTGTTTGGGTCGTTAAAATGGATGGCACCCATGTTGTCAGTGGGTGTGACCGAGGGCTGGTGAAAATCTGGCGTGCTGATACGGGCACTCTGATCAAA ACATTAAAGGGGCACCAAGGCCCAGTTAAGTGCTTGTCCTTTGATCAGTGGCACCTAGTCACAGGAAGCACCGATGGATATGTCCTGGGATGGAGCATGTTGGGAAACCTTAAGAGATGCCTAATAGCTTTCCGCCACCCTAA GGAAGTTCTGTCTCTGGAGTTCCTCTATCTCAGAGTCATCAGTGGCTGTGCTGACGGAAAGATTCGTATATTTAACTACTTGACTGGAAGCTGCCTGAAAGTGTTGCTGGCCAGTAGCAGAGGGGACCCCATATCTTCCTTCTATGTTGCAGGAAACAG gatGGTGATCAATTCACCAACTAGTCTGTTGATGTTCCAGTTTGAGGATGTCAGGTGGGACTATACCTTAGATGCTGAcagagaggtggtggggaagaaaaaagagcgCAAGGGGACTTCAGGCAGAACAGCACTTCACCTTCAGCGAACGAGACGCCACGACCTCAGCCAGGTGCATCGACTTCCTCTGGAGACACA AGCTCTCTGCAATGAACTGATGAAATCAGCAGCTTGccagaaacagcagcattttctcaAGATGGAAAAGGCTTTTTGCATTCAGGCGGAGCGGCAGCCTCCTGGCACCACACAACCCCATGCCTTTGCCTCGGGAAAGGCAGCGAGAGCATGTTCTGCAAGAATCCTGGCAGATACTG ATGGCAAATCTGAACATGGACCTTCCCTCTGTGAACCTGCACATCTTGACAGGGCAGAAGCCACTTTACAGCATGGAAAGAGAAGAGGCCCAAGTTGTCCAATGTCCCCCAACAAGTTCCTCTTAACAGTCAGCACGCTGCAGAATGCCTGCAAGTCAGCCCTAGTCAACTCCAGTATTAAGCAGACTGCAAAAGTCCGGGAAGCATGGGAACCTCCACGGGAACATCAGCAACACCGCCCTGAAAAGGTACAAATAGACAAAACCCTTCTGCAACACAAAAAGGATCAGACAGCCCAGCTCCAACGTGTGAGATTGCACAGTGATTCTCTGACTATGAAAAGAATTTCTATACCCTTTGAAACCAAAATGCTGCAGCTCAAGCTGAAAAACTCTTTGCATGGACCCACTGTGAATtcctccatccctgctccctctGTTGTACGTCCCAAGATTTGTGGTTTGCTGCAAGGAAAGAAAGCTCCCAGTGGTCATGGTAAAACTACTCCTCTCACCGAAGATGGGGTTCAGCTTATTGATCCCTTCACAGCTTCTTCTGAACTGATCAAATCAACACGTGTGATGATTgcacaaatgaaaaatgaagcggtttccaggagaaaaaagcCCTTTTGTCCATACGCTGCAGACCCTTCCCAGAATGACAGTGGGTTCAGGCTTctgacagaaaaacagaaggaggTGTACGAGGCAGCTGCTGTAGCTCAGTATCAGGCACACCAGGCAAAGCTCATAGAAGATCAGCAAAGAGCATGCAAGAAGGCCTGGTTAAGGAAAATTAAAGGCCTACCTATAGACTCTTTTACTGAGAAGGGGAAAATAGCTGCTCCTGAACTTGGGCTTAATACGTTTATCTGA